The segment CCGATCGACCGCGCCGGCGTCTACGTTCCCGGTGGGTCGGCGGCGTATCCCTCGAGTGCGATCATGGGGGTCGTTCCGGCCGTCGTCGCGGGCGTCGATCACGTCGCGGTCGTGACGCCGCCGGCCGACGAGATGAGTCCGGTGACGTTAGCAGCGATTCACGCGGCGGGGGCGGACGTCGTCTACAGTGTCGGCGGCGCACAGGCGATCGCCGGGTTGGCCTACGGAACCGAGACGATCGATCGGGTTCAAAAGATCGTCGGTCCCGGAAACAGGTGGGTTACCGCGGCGAAAGCCGAGGTTCGAGGCGACGTCGAGATCGATTTTCTGGCGGGGCCGAGCGAGCTGGTCGTCGTCGCGGATGAAACTGCAGATCCGGAGCTAGTCGCCGCGGAGCTGGTCGCACAGGCCGAGCACGATCCGAACTCGTCGGTCGTGGCGGTCACGGACGACGAGGGGATGGCACGGGACATCGAGGCTGCCATCGACGAGCAGACGAACGCGCGCGAGCGCGAAGGAACGATTCGCGATGCCCTCGACAACGACGCGAGCGCGGTCTTGCTCGCCCGGTCGATGAGCGAAGCGATTCTGTTCACCGAGGCATACGCCCCGGAGCACCTCACGATCATCGCTCACGACGACGAGTCGATCCTCGAGCGAATCGACAGTGCGGGGAGCGTGTTCCTTGGGCCGCACACGCCGGTCGCGGCGGGCGACTACGCGAGCGGGACCAACCACGTGTTGCCAACGAACGGCGGCGCTCGCGTGACGGGCGGGCTCTCCGTCGAGACGTTCCTCAGGTTGACGACGGTGCAGCGACTCTCCGCCGAGGGTCTCGCCGGACTCAGCGGGACGATCACGACGCTTGCCGACGCCGAGGGACTCGAGGCTCACGCCGAAAGCGTCCGGTTGCGAGTCGACGACCCGAATGGACGGTAGTTCCGTATATCCCCTGTGACGGTCTCAGCTCTCTAAGCACGTCTTACCGGATCTGTGGTGAACTGGTTTTACGTCGCTAGGTATCGTAGTCGAGCCATGGAACCGCGTGACGTCGA is part of the Natrarchaeobius halalkaliphilus genome and harbors:
- the hisD gene encoding histidinol dehydrogenase, which produces MSIEIQDVADLGPNERVAFFDRDAGVEAVRGDVRKIVERVRDEGDVAIREFTGEFDDVAVGNIEITDQCERAYDGLEGDIREAIEDAATNVREFHEAQVPEDWRKAFSEGRELGRRFRPIDRAGVYVPGGSAAYPSSAIMGVVPAVVAGVDHVAVVTPPADEMSPVTLAAIHAAGADVVYSVGGAQAIAGLAYGTETIDRVQKIVGPGNRWVTAAKAEVRGDVEIDFLAGPSELVVVADETADPELVAAELVAQAEHDPNSSVVAVTDDEGMARDIEAAIDEQTNAREREGTIRDALDNDASAVLLARSMSEAILFTEAYAPEHLTIIAHDDESILERIDSAGSVFLGPHTPVAAGDYASGTNHVLPTNGGARVTGGLSVETFLRLTTVQRLSAEGLAGLSGTITTLADAEGLEAHAESVRLRVDDPNGR